The sequence TGCTTTTGGACTTCTTACTCCTTTATTTTTATCTCTTTCAGCGCCCAGTGCTCTCATTCCTCTTTCATATCCTAAAGACGCACCTAGTAATCCTCCATAAAATGTTGTAGTTCCATTTAAAGAAATATCTCCTATTGTTAAAACTCTATCTGATAAAATTGCTTCTTCTATATAGCTTTGATTATGTTTTCTTTTTAAACCTATTCCAAAAGTTAATTTATTCTTTTGATTTCTTAATAGAACTTTATCTAAATTAACTGAAAAAGTATTACTCACTGTTTCCATATCATAAACTGTATTTGGTGTATAGAAACTACTTGTATTTTCTATTCTACTTGAACCTAATGATAAAGTATATGAATTAAATTTTAAAGTATATCTAAAATTATACAGGTCTAAATCTCTTTTGTATGGTAAAGTATCTTTTCTTGGGTCATATCCCTTTGGACCTATTGGCGCTATTTCTCCTGGTTTTAGACTTTCTGTTGTTCTTTTCCAACTTCTATCTGGTTTCTTTTTATGAACTGTCATATATGAAAAATAGACTCTATCGCCTATTCCTAATGGACTATCTATATTAATTGATACTCCACCTCTCCAAATAGCGTTTTGTCTATCTTCCCCATAATTATTTGTAAGTACTGATACTGTAAATTTTTCTTTCATCTCATTTTTTAATTTTACTATTGAATGGTTTTGTATTTCACTTGGTATTATTTCCATAGTCATATTATTTGCTTCAAGATAATTAAAGTTCTCTGTTGTAGTATCTAAATCTCTAATATTTAATACTTTCCCTGCTTTAGTATCAACTAAAAAATATTTCTTTAAATTATCTAAAGTTTTATCTTCATTAAGTATTATTTTTTCTATTTTTCCTGGAATTATTTTTAAATTTAAAGTTTTTGTACTTAAATCATTGTCTTCTGAAATAGTTGCAACTGATGTAATGTATCCTTTTGCTATTAGTCTGTTTGTTAAATCTGTAATTAAATTTGTTATGTCTGTACTTCCTAAATCTCTATTTATATACTTTCCTAGTATATTTTCTTTTTCTATTTCATTTAATAGTCTTTCATTATCTTCTAAATTTATTTGAGATATATGAAATTTAATTTCATTTGTTGAAACTTCTTGTTTATCTGTTTTTTCTGATTTTAATTGATTAAAAATTTCTTCTCTTTTTTGAAATTCTTTTTGCAATCTTTCTTGTTCGGATCTTTGTTCTTGCTTTAAAATTGTTCTTTCATCTTCATTCTCATTAAAAGAATCTGAAAAAGCAAAAACATTAAAAACCAGAAAAATATATGTTCCTATTTTTTTCATACTCCTCCTCTCATACTATTAATTTATATATTAAAATTTGTTAGATTATATATTATTTTTCTTTTAAAATCAAGTACTTTTTATATTTTTTTATTAATAACAAAAAAGGAAAAGTATATTTAAATTATTACATACTTTCCCATTTTTTTACATTTTATTTTTTCTTAATTTCAAAATCTAGTTCTAATCTTTCTCCATATCTTAATTTATTTCTCATACCTTGAACTACATCATCAAGTTCTGTTAAAGCACCTAAGATATTTTTTTCTTCTGGAGTTGATTCAATAACTTTATTAATTCCACCATTTTTAATAACTATTCTTCTATCTCCCATAAGAGCAAGAATAGGGTCATGTGTTGCCATTAGAACTATCTTATTGTTTCCAACAAGTAAGTCTAAGGCTTTTTTTCTGTCTATA is a genomic window of Fusobacterium nucleatum containing:
- a CDS encoding ShlB/FhaC/HecB family hemolysin secretion/activation protein: MKKIGTYIFLVFNVFAFSDSFNENEDERTILKQEQRSEQERLQKEFQKREEIFNQLKSEKTDKQEVSTNEIKFHISQINLEDNERLLNEIEKENILGKYINRDLGSTDITNLITDLTNRLIAKGYITSVATISEDNDLSTKTLNLKIIPGKIEKIILNEDKTLDNLKKYFLVDTKAGKVLNIRDLDTTTENFNYLEANNMTMEIIPSEIQNHSIVKLKNEMKEKFTVSVLTNNYGEDRQNAIWRGGVSINIDSPLGIGDRVYFSYMTVHKKKPDRSWKRTTESLKPGEIAPIGPKGYDPRKDTLPYKRDLDLYNFRYTLKFNSYTLSLGSSRIENTSSFYTPNTVYDMETVSNTFSVNLDKVLLRNQKNKLTFGIGLKRKHNQSYIEEAILSDRVLTIGDISLNGTTTFYGGLLGASLGYERGMRALGAERDKNKGVRSPKAEFMKYTLNTNYYKPLTQKLVYRFNTNITYSNDVLYGSEKHSIGGVGSVGGYHRTGNIQGDKAIEIENELSYRVLDSEKFGKITPYLSYSYGKVRNNKNNSKYRKGYMSGAILGLRYNMKYLQLT